The Acomys russatus chromosome 1, mAcoRus1.1, whole genome shotgun sequence genome has a window encoding:
- the LOC127191684 gene encoding acyl-coenzyme A thioesterase 3 isoform X5: MNAFTTQNRMAPTMILEPANGCLCDQPVHISVRGLAPEQPVTLRAALHDEKGALFSAHARYRADAHGELDLARAPALGGSFAGLEPMGLLWAMEPDRPFWRLVKRDVQTPFVVELEVLEGHEPEGGRQLAKAVHERHFMAPGVRRVPVREGRVRATLFLPPGTGPFPGIIDLFGTGGGLLEYRASLLAGKGFAVMALAYYNYDGLPKTMDILHLEYFEEAVNYLLRHPQVKGSGVGVLGISKGGELGLAMASFLKTITAAVIINGSISSVGGTLHYKDETVLPVGMNKNRVKRTKDGLKDVVDALNNPLEGPDRKSLIPVERSDTTFLFLVGQDDHNWRSEFYAREASKRLQAHGKEKPQVICYPDTGHYIEPPYFPLCKASLHSLVGGPVIWGGQPRPHAMAQVDAWQQLQMFFRKHLGGEERTVPSKL; the protein is encoded by the exons ATGAACGCATTTACCACCCAGAACAGGATGGCACCTACAATGATCCTGGAGCCCGCAAATGGTTGCCTCTGCGACCAGCCAGTGCACATCTCCGTGCGCGGCCTGGCCCCCGAGCAGCCCGTCACGCTGCGCGCCGCCCTGCACGACGAGAAGGGCGCGCTCTTCAGCGCCCACGCGCGCTACCGCGCCGATGCCCACGGAGAGCTGGACCTGGCGCGCGCGCCCGCGCTGGGCGGCAGCTTCGCGGGGCTCGAGCCCATGGGGCTGCTCTGGGCCATGGAACCCGACAGGCCTTTCTGGCGTCTGGTGAAGCGCGACGTGCAGACGCCCTTCGTGGTGGAGCTGGAGGTGCTGGAGGGACACGAGCCCGAGGGCGGGCGGCAGCTGGCGAAGGCGGTGCACGAGCGTCACTTCATGGCCCCTGGGGTGAGGCGCGTGCCCGTGCGCGAGGGCCGGGTGCGCGCCacgctcttcctgcctccag GAACTGGGCCGTTTCCTGGGATCATAGACCTTTTCGGAACTGGAGGTGGCCTGCTGGAGTACCGGGCGAGTCTGCTGGCTGGGAAGGGCTTTGCCGTGATGGCTCTGGCTTATTATAACTACGACGGCCTCCCCAAGACCATGGACATCCTTCACCTGGAGTACTTTGAGGAAGCCGTGAACTACCTGCTCCGTCACCCTCAG GTAAAAGGTTCAGGAGTTGGGGTGCTTGGCATTTCGAAAGGAGGTGAACTTGGCCTTGCCATGGCCTCCTTCCTGAAAACTATCACCGCTGCTGTCATCATCAACGGCTCTATATCCAGTGTGGGCGGGACCTTACACTACAAGGATGAGACTGTGCTCCCAGTGGGCATGAACAAAAACCGAGTCAAGAGGACCAAAGATGGCCTCAAAGACGTTGTGGATGCCTTGAACAATCCTTTGGAAGGACCTGACCGGAAGAGCTTGATTCCCGTGGAAAGGTCTGACACGACCTTCCTGTTCCTCGTGGGTCAGGATGACCACAATTGGAGGAGCGAGTTCTATGCCCGAGAGGCCTCCAAACGCTTACAGGCCCATGGGAAGGAGAAGCCCCAGGTCATCTGCTACCCAGACACAGGCCACTATATTGAGCCCCCTTACTTCCCCTTGTGCAAGGCTTCCTTGCACAGCCTGGTGGGTGGTCCTGTCATCTGGGGAGGGCAGCCCAGGCCTCATGCCATGGCCCAAGTGGATGCATGGCAGCAACTCCAGATGTTTTTCCGTAAACATTTGGGTGGTGAAGAGCGGACAGTCCCATCAAAactgtga
- the LOC127191716 gene encoding peroxisomal succinyl-coenzyme A thioesterase — protein MEATLSLEPAGRSCWDEPLSISVRGLAPEQPVTLRAALRDEKGALFSAHARYRADAHGELDLARAPALGGSFAGLEPMGLLWAMEPDRPFWRLVKRDVQTPFVVELEVLEGHEPEGGRQLAKAVHERHFMAPGVRRVPVREGRVRATLFLPPGEGPFPGIIDVYGVGGGLLEYRASLVAGRGFATLALAFYGFEDLPKELDVIEVDYLEEAVCYMCQHPQVKGPNIGLLGISLGADLCLCMASFLKNVSATVSINGSAFSGNRSIHYKGTVIPPLGHDLRRSKVAFSGILDIVDIRNDTIGGCENPSMIPIEKAKGPILFIVGQDDRCWRSSLYAQIASDRLQAHRKERPQIICYPGTGHYIEPPYFPMCPASLHKIVNKAVIWGGEVRAHSKAQIDAWKQILSFFGKHLDCTQSSTSSRL, from the exons ATGGAGGCGACGCTGAGCCTGGAGCCCGCCGGCCGCAGCTGCTGGGACGAGCCGCTGAGCATCTCCGTGCGCGGCCTGGCCCCCGAGCAGCCCGTCACGCTGCGCGCGGCCCTGCGCGACGAGAAGGGCGCGCTCTTCAGCGCCCACGCGCGCTACCGCGCCGATGCCCACGGAGAGCTGGACCTGGCGCGCGCGCCCGCGCTGGGCGGCAGCTTCGCGGGGCTCGAGCCCATGGGGCTGCTCTGGGCCATGGAGCCCGACAGGCCTTTCTGGCGTCTGGTCAAGCGCGACGTGCAGACGCCCTTCGTGGTGGAGCTGGAGGTGCTGGAGGGACACGAGCCCGAGGGCGGGCGGCAGCTGGCGAAGGCGGTGCACGAGCGTCACTTCATGGCCCCTGGGGTGAGGCGCGTGCCCGTGCGCGAGGGCCGGGTGCGCGCCacgctcttcctgcctccag GAGAAGGACCCTTTCCAGGGATCATCGATGTGTATGGTGTTGGAGGAGGCCTGTTGGAATACCGAGCCAGCCTGGTGGCTGGCCGGGGCTTTGCCACATTGGCTCTGGCTTTTTATGGTTTTGAAGATCTCCCTAAGGAATTGGATGTCATAGAAGTGGACTACTTGGAAGAGGCAGTGTGCTACATGTGTCAACACCCCCAG gTAAAAGGCCCAAACATTGGGCTTCTGGGTATTTCTCTGGGAGCTGATTTGTGTCTCTGCATGGCTTCATTCTTGAAGAATGTCTCGGCCACCGTTTCCATCAATGGCTCTGCGTTCAGTGGCAACAGATCCATACACTACAAGGGGACTGTGATACCACCACTGGGCCATGACCTGAGGAGATCGAAGGTGGCTTTCTCTGGCATTCTGGACATTGTGGATATACGGAATGACACCATAGGAGGCTGTGAGAACCCCAGCATGATTCCGATAGAGAAGGCCAAGGGGCCCATCCTCTTCATCGTTGGTCAGGATGACCGCTGCTGGAGGAGCAGCTTATACGCTCAGATAGCCTCGGACCGGTTACAGGCTCACAGGAAGGAGAGGCCCCAGATAATCTGTTACCCTGGGACTGGGCATTACATTGAGCCTCCTTACTTCCCCATGTGCCCAGCTTCCCTGCACAAAATAGTGAACAAAGCTGTGATTTGGGGAGGGGAGGTCAGAGCTCACTCCAAAGCCCAGATAGACGCATGGAAGCAAATCCTGTCCTTCTTTGGCAAACACTTGGACTGTACCCAGAGCAGCACTTCCTCTAGGTTGTAG